From the Limosilactobacillus panis genome, one window contains:
- a CDS encoding type B 50S ribosomal protein L31 codes for MKQGIHPDYHPVVFEDSSTGYKFISGSTATSKETIKWEDGNEYPLIRVEVTSDSHPFYTGKQKFTQADGAVDKFNKKYGLK; via the coding sequence ATGAAACAAGGAATTCATCCAGATTACCACCCAGTAGTATTTGAAGATTCTTCTACTGGTTACAAGTTTATCTCTGGTTCAACTGCCACTTCAAAGGAAACCATCAAGTGGGAAGACGGTAATGAATACCCATTGATTCGGGTTGAAGTTACTTCCGATTCACACCCATTCTACACTGGTAAGCAAAAGTTTACCCAGGCCGATGGTGCGGTGGACAAGTTCAACAAGAAGTACGGTCTCAAGTAA
- a CDS encoding UDP-N-acetylglucosamine 1-carboxyvinyltransferase encodes MKRMIIQGGNRLSGEVTIGGAKNSTVALIPAAILADTPVQFDTVPDILDVHNLMIILKSMNVKSEFSHGVLDIDPTQIIEAELPSKTIKSLRASYYFMGALLGRFHRATLTFPGGDNIGPRPIDQHLKAFKALGATVSENNGTVHLEAKDGLHGARIFMDMVSVGATINAILAAVRAEGTTVIENAAREPEIIDLATFLNNMGAKIRGVGTDTIRITGVNTLQSMNTHTIIADRIETGTYLALAAALGDGVMIHNVIPEHLESFTSKMIEMGVNLQIDSDKIYVPKTTKLKAVHVKTMPFPGFATDLQQPLTPLMSLAEGDSVIVDTIYPKRVKHVPELQKMGMRIEAHDGTIVIKHTDHLHGANVTAGEIRAGAALTIAGLMADGTTVINNAGNILRGYDRIVWKLNRLHANVAIEDDSSVKIS; translated from the coding sequence ATGAAAAGAATGATCATTCAAGGAGGAAACCGACTGTCGGGCGAAGTTACAATCGGTGGTGCAAAAAACAGCACCGTTGCGTTGATTCCGGCTGCCATTTTAGCGGATACGCCAGTACAATTTGACACGGTTCCGGATATCTTGGATGTTCACAATCTGATGATCATTTTAAAGTCAATGAACGTCAAATCAGAGTTTAGCCATGGCGTTCTCGACATTGACCCAACCCAAATCATCGAAGCTGAACTTCCAAGCAAGACCATTAAGAGTCTCCGGGCTTCATATTACTTTATGGGCGCACTGTTAGGTCGTTTTCACCGTGCAACTTTAACCTTCCCTGGTGGGGACAACATTGGGCCGCGGCCAATTGACCAGCATTTAAAGGCTTTTAAGGCTCTCGGGGCGACTGTCAGTGAAAATAACGGAACGGTTCACCTCGAAGCTAAGGACGGTCTTCATGGGGCTCGCATCTTCATGGATATGGTTTCCGTGGGAGCGACAATCAATGCAATCCTGGCAGCAGTTCGTGCTGAAGGGACGACGGTAATCGAAAACGCCGCTCGGGAACCGGAAATCATTGACTTAGCTACATTTTTGAATAACATGGGCGCTAAGATTCGGGGCGTGGGCACGGATACAATCCGGATTACGGGGGTTAACACCTTGCAATCAATGAACACCCACACGATTATTGCCGACCGAATCGAAACAGGGACTTACCTAGCCTTGGCAGCTGCCCTTGGGGATGGAGTAATGATTCACAACGTTATTCCGGAGCACCTGGAATCATTCACCAGTAAGATGATTGAGATGGGGGTTAACCTCCAAATTGATAGCGACAAGATTTATGTCCCGAAGACAACCAAGCTCAAGGCAGTGCACGTAAAAACAATGCCTTTCCCGGGCTTTGCAACTGACTTACAACAACCGTTGACGCCGTTGATGTCGTTAGCAGAGGGGGACAGCGTGATTGTTGATACCATCTACCCGAAGCGGGTCAAGCATGTTCCTGAACTGCAAAAGATGGGGATGCGGATTGAGGCCCATGATGGGACCATTGTGATCAAGCATACCGACCACCTGCACGGGGCTAATGTCACAGCAGGCGAAATTCGTGCCGGGGCTGCCCTAACAATTGCGGGCCTGATGGCTGATGGAACAACGGTGATTAACAATGCGGGTAACATTTTGCGCGGCTATGACCGGATTGTGTGGAAGCTCAACCGTCTCCACGCAAACGTTGCAATTGAGGACGATTCATCAGTAAAAATTAGCTAA